The sequence ATCATTTCCTCCTGATAGAGTGAGCTGACTGCCGGGCCTCCGaatcctgccctcctctctgcacCACGTCTGTCCTgaaatacacaaacaaataaacatgaGCAACCACAATAAACACCACAACACTATTAAACAACCAAATCTGACTGCATTCCAATGACACAGTCCTGCTGtgtcaccctcaccccctcacctccaccacccgAGCTTCCATCCttccactcacccactcaccccacCCTTCACCCCCACCTTTAGCTTCGGTGAGCTGCAAGCTCATTTCTCTGGACAAgccgtttctctctcttgttctcgcgtactccctctctctggttctctctctctggttctaaCTCACTTGACTGGCGACCCACAGAGGGTTTGACAAAGGAGAACAAAGAAGTTGCTAGGTGACCGAGGCCCAGCGTATTCCCAGTCAGTACCAGGCTACCTGTTGTTTACGTTCACATGTCTGCAGGCTGGGAGGTCACAGGGGGCATCTCAACAGCCGTCAGCAGATACACAGTACATTATGGGACACACAGTGCATTATGGGACACACAGTGCATTATGGGACACACAGTGCATTATGGGACAGACTGTAGATTGCTGAGCAACACTCAGTCTGTGGGACTGGTAAACAAATAACAGAACTACGCATTAGATCATAAAAGTAAGTCTCATGAGTTGGTTTTTTAATTAAATGGAATGTAACTTTGTGAAATCGCTGATAAATGTGTTCACGAttctttttaatatatatatatatatatttttttttttatctctgctGTCGttggtctgtgtctgtgagcgcAGCGTTGAGGAGACCAGGCCTGCCCGCAGCTCTGCCCCGGCCCTACTCCCCTGCCGGGGGAAGGGGCTCACTGGCGCGGGGGGCAGAGGCTGTCACACAAATAGGATCTAAAAGACGTTAGTTCGCCACAGAGAGCCCAAAACAACCGAGCAGGCACATTCTGAAAGAActaaagggggtgggggggggggggaatattcGCTGATGCACTTTCCCCGGTCCCACTGTAATGTAATACCAGCATGGGTCTGACAATAGACCTGGGCCTGAGgggtcactggggggggggggggggggtggcactgAGCCTGAGGGAAGAATAGCACCAACTTGCTTTGTTAACgttaatacaataacaggcctTTCAGTgtacggggtgtgtgtgtgtgtgtaacatctACTGTTTACGGTATCGGGGCGGAGTCAGCAAGTCAGTGTatagaccccccccaccccaacaccacccccagCAAGGTgacagtgtgagggagagagagggagcagagaatGGGACGTGTCAGAGCCTGCCAGGCTGATGGGCTGGGATGGGCTGAGATGGGATGGGCTGaagtgggggggcaggaggatgatgaaggggggagtggggacaTGGGGAGTGGGGTCACCAGAGGGCCGCTGTGGTGCCTCGTACaacccccccagcagcagctgAAGGGGTGTTTAGGTGTTAACGTCCTGCAGGGAGCGTTGAGGACAGAGCTAAACAGACAGATGTCTACAGTTACAGACTTTCTACTACAGTCATTATGCTCCTGCCCCAGTCTTCTGCCGACTTGATATGGTGGTTGTTGTGATGGAGGTGGGCACAGAGGGGGCTATGGGCAAGGACAagactggccacacacacacacacacagcatctctGCAGATCCCCAGCTCCAGTGCTTGGATACACTGTCGAACAGCGCCCTCTTCTGGTCATCCTATGCCAGTGCACTCCAGTGTGGCACTGCAGTTACTGCCCCCGTAAAGGGGTCATGTAGAAAATCACAGGAATAAGACGaacgtgtatttgtgtatgttacCTTGTGGCTGCCTTCTGGGTCTAATGAGTTGACGCATGTGACGTACTCCTGCATGGCCTCCTCTGACCCCATGTCTCCTAGCTGCTTCCAGGCCTGCCTGCATCATCAGGAACATCACAAAACAAGAACATCAGCAGAATTAGtaatgaaacatttacatttattcatttagcagacgcttttatccaaagcgacttacaagaaagagttTTTacaaaaaagtgcataggtcaatgatcataaacagcgagatagccccaaaaacattgcgggtagccaaaacatgaagcctacattgtgaaaagcaaataagtgccaatgggaagaaccagaagagcatgtagttaaacaagctacaattaaacaacatgatcctctaaagtgctagagtgtacctggaggaaagcaagtaACAAttatataattcacagcgagtacaagtagttaaatcagttacaactaaccaacaagtgcaacaagtccctgaataagtgtcattgtgctcctggaggaaataaactaacatctgatccaaaaTACATAGAGATCTGTCTGTAAATTAATTAACTCAATTAGGGACAGCCATTGGATCTTAGGAACTTtaaactctgacacacactttCCCTTAGAGCAGCCATTCCcgaccttttccactttgcagcccacttgcatagctcagggctcgcaactaactttattccccctcactgtcccagtaccgtcccgaagtgcaaagctaaccgtcccaaactgaacttgacctgtcccaaaatgtaaattcttgtttttgcattttgacattctgacatgggtctaggttatttgcaacactTTAAGTAATCCATACAGTTGTGGGGCTCAAGTCAATTTctgaatttcaatgtgaatacatAATAGAATGCACAATTTTATTGCTTGTTTTATGGCGGGGATAACACAATTCTTGGTATGGCTGTagtaaaaaagtttctaaaggtttgaagGTAAGTACCACGGCTGCGGCCCACAGGTTGAGAATCGCTGCCTTAAAGGAACATTTCAGTTCCAGTTTATAAGGAACTGATATTCTCTTAAGTATTGCTACATCAGGACTTAATACAACAACGATGGTGACTAATCACTGTCATACCATTTTCTCTGGCCCTCGAAGTCAAAGAAGCCAGGCTTTGCTGTGTTGCACTTTCCAATTTTAACCTGTGAAggtaaaaaaacacattttaagttTCTAGCCTCATGTTGGCCGATTTACCTAAACCTAATGTTTGCCTACCAAGGTTACCTACTTTTACATTACCCAAGTGTTTACACTCATCAACCCAATagaaatgtaggctaacacCCTGTATCATTGACAGATGGTGTATAATGGAGAACATAGTCTAAATGAGTGGATATCCATCATTATCATCTCtagctaagtgtgtgtgcatccagagATGATGTCAGCTTCACTCCATCACGTGTGGAATGCACCCAGTTTACATTAGCTAGTAAGATAGCTAGCCTAGCAATTTTCATTAAATCAACTTTCTGTAAAACTTtcaagttagctagctctacttgGTCGATACCGAAAAGGTTTCACTCTCTACTGTCTGCGTATACTGTAGTCACCTGTTTGTATCTGGCGTACAGGTACAGTAACTGGTCTCGACTAGCCGTCTGCACCAGGTCTCGTAAACGGTCTGCTGCCGATTCGAACTCTTGCTCCAGTTCTTCTCCTTCCAGTCGATGCCCCGCATCAACTGCGCCGCAGTCGAATTTCCCTAATCCCAAATCCGAATCTGAGTCTGAGCCTCCACCGAGTGGTTCTCCGGTGTCGGGCCGAGCTGGATCGGTACCTGAGCCCGTGGCTGAATCCGGGGACGATGATGGAGAGCGAGATGCCATTTTTGTATCGTGAACTTAGCTAAAAACATGAACTAAGTGACAACCGTATCGTACAGCTCACCGTGATTTATTCTGCCTAcgcataaataaaaaaaatccaaaGCAATTTCTATAATCCTTTATCGCCAAGAACCTTTTTCCGTGATAGTCGGAATGATTTCCAGTAGCGGTCCGTCAGCGGTACAGTCTGCTAAAGGCACCGACTGGAACAAGTCCCAAACAACACAGTTCTCAGTCTTAGAACGTTTTAAATTGTATCCGTTATTCCGTTATTTTTCGGAACGGGTGTTTCGAAACACAGAATTGCCTGTTGTTGCTAGGCAATTCTGAAAATAAGAGTATCTTTTTAAAACCATGTAATTATTGGGTAAATACAAAACTTTTACATTTCAACCTATCGCTTAACTTTGCCTGAAAAGAAAATGTGATTTCAGCTGGGTTATTGCTAATCACAATGTAACTTAAATAACATACTAGAATGAATTGTGTTAAAGGTTCCATTTTAAATTGTGGATTAGGTTTTGACCTCTGTGTCCGTCCGCGGCTATCGTGGACTGACACGGAGACGTTCTGCCTCCCATGAGCTCCAGCAGATGGTAGTGTTTACAAAGTGTTGATCCCTCTCCACAGTGAAAAACTGATTCACTCAGCCCACCTGTTCAACCCCGGCACCTCATCTTGCACCAACTGTGCCCATTTTAAACACAAGTGTCTTTATAAGTGTTGCTTAAAGAGTCACATAGGTTGAATTTCACTGAAAAGGAACGCCAAATATGCTAGGCTATAGGCCATTCAAAAATGCCCGTTAGACGATGTTTGTTTGAGCTAGCCTTCGCCTTCCTTGTTTACGGGCCTGATGCATTCTGCTAGCAATATAAACGATAAAAGGAACCCGTGAACTAAACCAGGTCGCAAGATTTTAACAGGAATTGTGACTTCCAGGCCCACATCGTTAAGATATTCTGCGAACTCGCTCTAACAATGTTTACCAGAAGACTAGCGAACCGCACAAACTTTATAACGAGGGTCTTCCGGTGAGTTTTTAATCCAAGTTTGCTTCTCATTGATTGGCATTGCACAGTAAAATTGTTTGCCCTACATAGCCTGCACTACACGCAGTAGTTTACACTGGCTGCTTGAAAAGTTTTTAAACGACAAAGTTCAAGAACAATAGGATAGCCTATTTAACTGGATAATCATTAGGCCTACAACTAGGTTATTCTGACGGTTTACGGTTTGAGGAAACTGAGATAATATTCTCAGAAACACTGTCATAGGATGATATCACCTCTCGAAGCAAGTGAACCAAACACCATAAATCAATAAGCTACATGTGACAAAAAATTTCCACGTTTTCACCACGTTTTTCCACAGCAATATCCTTCCTTTTTAAGTAATTTGGGACTATAAAAAAAGTTGGCCTGAAGGATTCCGTATCGAGAAAGCACTAACTAATCAATGAGGGCGTTTTTCGATGTAAACCACCTCCTGTCACTGCGCAGTGACGCAGCCACGCTTTGCTGAAAGCGATGGCGGACCGCTGTGTCCCCAGACTAGACCAGACACCGGAGGGAGAAAGTCAGTGAGGGATTTTCACCGTGTTCGTTTTTGCCATCAAACCACCTGTTAAGGGGAGGGAGGCCACCGTGTTACACCGCCGCCATCCCTCCCACGAAACAGTAGGCTATGTGGGACGTTGGGGTTTGTCAGGAAGACGTTTTCCGGGACAAGGTATAGGCAGAGCGCACACGGCACCGCGCAGCCTGACGCACGCGGGCAAGCCAAG is a genomic window of Osmerus mordax isolate fOsmMor3 chromosome 26, fOsmMor3.pri, whole genome shotgun sequence containing:
- the acbd6 gene encoding acyl-CoA-binding domain-containing protein 6, which encodes MASRSPSSSPDSATGSGTDPARPDTGEPLGGGSDSDSDLGLGKFDCGAVDAGHRLEGEELEQEFESAADRLRDLVQTASRDQLLYLYARYKQVKIGKCNTAKPGFFDFEGQRKWQAWKQLGDMGSEEAMQEYVTCVNSLDPEGSHKDRRGAERRAGFGGPAVSSLYQEEMIREEDKNIFDYCRENNMQNVSTAISSKKVDVNAKDEEGRALLHWACDRGHKDLVSLLLQNSADINSQDDEGQTALHYASACEFSEVVELLLQAGADPSIRDQEGSLPEEVTQSGAISSLLRQYTAPKG